In a genomic window of Paracoccaceae bacterium:
- a CDS encoding YebC/PmpR family DNA-binding transcriptional regulator, with protein MAGHSKWANIQHRKGRQDAVRAKLFSKFSKEITVAAKMGDPDPDKNPRLRLAIKEAKSQSMPKDNIDRAIKKSQAGDGDDYEEIRYEGYGPNGVAVIVEAMTDNRNRTASTVRSTFTKNGGNLGETGSVGFMFDRKGEVTYGADAGDADSVMMAAIEAGAEDVESAEDSHVIWCADTDLNDVATALETTLGESESTKLVWKPTITTEMDLESMQKLMKLIDALEDDDDVQRVTTNFDASDEVMAEL; from the coding sequence ATGGCCGGCCACTCAAAATGGGCAAACATCCAGCACCGCAAAGGGCGACAGGATGCTGTGCGCGCAAAACTGTTCTCGAAATTCAGCAAAGAAATTACCGTGGCGGCCAAGATGGGCGACCCTGATCCGGACAAGAACCCACGGTTGCGTTTGGCCATTAAAGAGGCCAAGTCCCAATCCATGCCAAAGGACAACATTGATCGTGCGATCAAGAAGTCCCAGGCGGGGGACGGTGATGATTACGAAGAAATCCGTTACGAGGGCTATGGCCCGAATGGTGTGGCCGTGATTGTCGAGGCGATGACGGATAACCGCAACCGAACAGCTTCTACGGTTCGCTCGACCTTTACCAAGAATGGGGGCAATCTTGGAGAAACCGGCAGTGTGGGTTTTATGTTCGACCGCAAAGGCGAAGTGACCTATGGCGCAGATGCGGGGGATGCAGACAGCGTCATGATGGCGGCCATTGAAGCGGGCGCTGAGGATGTCGAAAGTGCGGAAGACAGCCATGTAATCTGGTGTGCCGATACCGATTTGAACGACGTCGCAACGGCATTGGAGACCACGCTGGGCGAGTCCGAGAGTACTAAACTGGTTTGGAAGCCGACCATCACGACCGAGATGGATCTTGAAAGCATGCAAAAGCTGATGAAACTGATTGACGCGCTTGAGGATGATGATGACGTTCAGCGTGTCACGACGAACTTTGATGCATCCGATGAGGTAATGGCAGAGTTATAG
- a CDS encoding SLC13 family permease, producing MTSDQIILFTLFGAVFGLLLWGRFRYDIVAFSALMIGVVLGVVPTENAFSGFGHPATLVVALVLVVSAGLVRSGAVFLITRTLVDASRSLGAHIALMGAIGAVLSAFMNNVAALALLMPVDIQTARKAGRSPGLSLMPLSFATILGGMATLIGTPPNIIIASIREESLGAPFAMFDFAPVGGVAALAGLVFVALIGWRLIPQSDETNTAPQDISQYIAELTVPDESKHIGKRVSELSEPADKADVAILGLIRDGKRRYGQARNAVLQKGDALVLEATPEALDEFRTSLDLAIADTKREEALRADGDGVEIIEVVVTETARINGKTAQAIGLAWRQRSVLLGISRQGQRITKHLRKTEVRTGDILLLLVPRDTGQDVTDWLGCLPLADRGLAVTENSKVWLAIGLFAGAVIAASFGLLYLPIALGLVVVAYVLTRIVPLSELYDHINWPVVVLLGSMIPLGAALESSGGTELIAGALLSWTHGLPAWAVLTVLMIVTMTLSDVLNNTATTIVAAPVGIQMAQSLGVSPDPFLMAVAVAASSAFLTPIGHKNNTLILGPGGYKFGDYWRMGLPLEVIIVAVSIPTILFVWPL from the coding sequence GTGACTTCTGACCAAATCATTCTGTTCACCCTCTTTGGCGCCGTCTTTGGCTTGCTCCTCTGGGGCCGGTTCCGTTACGATATCGTGGCTTTTTCCGCGTTGATGATTGGTGTCGTTCTGGGCGTGGTGCCCACAGAAAACGCATTTTCAGGCTTTGGGCATCCAGCAACATTGGTGGTCGCGCTTGTGCTTGTGGTCTCGGCCGGGTTGGTCCGTTCGGGCGCAGTATTCTTGATCACCCGTACCTTGGTTGATGCCTCGCGTAGCTTGGGCGCACATATCGCGCTGATGGGTGCCATCGGTGCCGTCTTGTCTGCGTTCATGAACAACGTCGCCGCACTCGCGTTGCTCATGCCCGTTGACATACAAACCGCACGCAAAGCCGGGCGCTCACCGGGATTGAGCCTGATGCCGCTCAGTTTTGCGACTATTTTGGGGGGTATGGCAACACTGATCGGCACCCCACCAAACATCATTATTGCGTCCATCCGAGAAGAGTCCCTGGGCGCGCCATTTGCGATGTTTGACTTTGCGCCCGTAGGAGGAGTCGCTGCCTTGGCCGGACTGGTCTTTGTTGCGCTGATCGGGTGGCGTCTGATCCCGCAAAGCGACGAGACAAACACGGCCCCACAGGATATTTCCCAATACATTGCCGAATTGACCGTCCCAGACGAAAGTAAACACATCGGCAAAAGGGTTTCGGAACTGAGCGAGCCAGCCGACAAAGCGGATGTGGCGATCCTGGGGCTGATCAGGGACGGCAAGAGACGCTACGGTCAGGCCCGGAACGCGGTCCTGCAAAAAGGCGACGCCCTCGTTCTGGAAGCCACCCCAGAGGCACTGGACGAATTCCGCACAAGTCTGGATCTGGCAATTGCGGACACAAAGCGCGAAGAAGCCCTGCGCGCAGATGGTGACGGCGTCGAAATCATCGAAGTTGTCGTGACCGAAACCGCGCGCATCAACGGCAAGACGGCTCAGGCTATCGGCCTTGCATGGCGACAGCGCAGCGTGCTGCTGGGCATTTCCCGGCAAGGCCAGAGGATCACGAAGCACCTGCGCAAAACTGAAGTCCGTACAGGTGATATTTTGTTGTTACTGGTCCCTCGCGACACAGGACAAGATGTGACCGATTGGTTGGGCTGCCTGCCGCTGGCGGATCGCGGTCTTGCAGTGACGGAAAATAGCAAGGTCTGGCTGGCCATCGGATTGTTCGCTGGCGCCGTGATCGCCGCCAGTTTTGGGTTGCTCTATTTGCCGATCGCGCTCGGTCTGGTTGTCGTGGCTTATGTTTTGACCCGCATCGTGCCCTTGAGCGAATTATATGATCATATCAACTGGCCAGTTGTTGTCCTGCTCGGTTCCATGATCCCGCTTGGCGCCGCTCTTGAAAGTTCTGGCGGAACCGAATTGATCGCCGGCGCATTGTTATCGTGGACGCACGGCTTGCCAGCCTGGGCAGTTCTGACAGTGCTGATGATTGTCACCATGACCCTGTCCGATGTGCTCAATAACACGGCAACCACGATTGTGGCGGCGCCCGTGGGGATCCAGATGGCACAGTCGCTTGGCGTGTCCCCGGACCCATTCTTGATGGCGGTTGCGGTTGCCGCATCCAGTGCGTTCCTGACCCCGATTGGCCACAAGAACAATACTCTGATCCTTGGACCGGGCGGTTACAAATTCGGTGATTACTGGCGGATGGGTTTGCCTTTGGAGGTGATCATCGTTGCGGTTTCCATTCCAACGATCCTCTTCGTCTGGCCGCTGTAA
- a CDS encoding SLC13 family permease: MLPLIEPSSPVSAVLTLSVVAVMFFMFVREVYPTEVVAIMGAALMLLLGVLPYDDALAVLSNPAPWTIAAMFIIMGALVRTGSLEVLTQIAERYAKTHPKSAVAGVILCVMGASAIMNNTPVVVVMIPVVVQLSQTLGAKGSKLLIPLSYAAIMGGSLTLIGTSTNLLVDGVARGQGLEPFTIFEIFPIGVVVCIWGLLYMSVLAPRLLPDRDSMANMLSNRSKMKFFTEAVIPPESNLIGRDVLSVQLFKRDGVRLIDVIRGDASLRRNLKDVALQVGDRVVLRTQMTELLSLQTTKELKRVDQVSAVETSTVEALITPGCRMVGRSLGDMRLRRRYGVYPLAVHRRNQNIGRQLDDLVVKIGDTLLLEGAPDDIQRLAAEMDMVDVSQPSARGFRRSHAPIAILALAGIVLLAAFNVAPILLLAVLAVALVLVTGCIDADEAFSFIDGRLLALIFAMLAVGAALQHSGAVALIVDGVSPALMNMPPTLVVLVVFLLTSTFTEVVSNNAVAVIMTPLAIGLGSALGLDPRPLVVAVMIAASCAFATPIGYQTNTLVYGPGGYKFTDFMRLGIPLNLSMALIVSTIIPLIWPL, from the coding sequence TTGCTCCCGCTGATCGAACCATCGTCACCCGTTAGCGCCGTTCTGACCCTGAGCGTTGTTGCCGTAATGTTCTTTATGTTTGTGCGCGAGGTCTATCCAACCGAAGTCGTTGCCATCATGGGGGCTGCGCTGATGCTGCTTTTGGGTGTCCTGCCCTATGACGACGCGCTTGCAGTACTGTCCAACCCAGCCCCCTGGACGATTGCGGCCATGTTCATCATCATGGGGGCGCTGGTGCGCACGGGCTCGCTTGAAGTGTTGACGCAAATTGCGGAACGCTATGCAAAGACACATCCGAAATCGGCGGTTGCCGGCGTGATCCTGTGCGTGATGGGGGCTTCTGCGATCATGAACAACACCCCTGTCGTAGTGGTCATGATTCCGGTTGTTGTTCAACTCAGCCAGACGCTGGGCGCAAAAGGGTCAAAATTACTGATCCCGCTCAGCTACGCGGCGATAATGGGCGGTTCACTCACCCTGATCGGGACATCGACAAATCTTCTTGTCGATGGGGTCGCGCGCGGGCAGGGGCTCGAGCCCTTCACGATCTTCGAAATTTTCCCGATCGGCGTTGTAGTCTGTATCTGGGGACTTTTATACATGTCCGTTCTGGCGCCGCGGCTCTTACCGGACCGGGACAGCATGGCCAATATGCTTTCGAACCGGTCCAAGATGAAATTTTTCACCGAAGCTGTAATTCCGCCGGAAAGCAACCTGATCGGGCGTGATGTCCTGAGCGTGCAGCTTTTCAAACGCGACGGTGTGCGTCTGATCGACGTCATTCGCGGGGATGCCTCGCTCAGGCGCAACCTCAAGGACGTTGCCTTGCAGGTCGGGGATCGCGTGGTGTTGCGGACCCAGATGACGGAACTGCTGAGCCTTCAGACCACCAAGGAACTAAAGCGCGTGGATCAGGTTTCGGCAGTGGAAACATCAACTGTGGAAGCGCTGATCACACCGGGGTGCCGAATGGTGGGGCGCTCACTGGGAGACATGCGCCTTCGTCGCCGGTATGGTGTTTATCCGCTGGCCGTGCATCGGCGCAATCAGAACATCGGGCGTCAGCTTGATGATCTGGTGGTCAAAATCGGTGATACCTTGTTGCTCGAGGGTGCGCCGGACGATATCCAGCGTCTCGCCGCAGAAATGGATATGGTCGATGTGTCCCAGCCCTCAGCGCGCGGCTTTCGCCGAAGTCACGCGCCTATCGCCATTCTGGCACTGGCGGGCATTGTCCTACTGGCGGCCTTCAACGTAGCGCCAATTTTGCTTTTGGCCGTCCTGGCGGTGGCCTTGGTGCTGGTCACCGGCTGCATTGACGCAGATGAGGCGTTTTCTTTCATTGACGGTCGTTTGTTGGCGCTGATCTTTGCAATGCTCGCCGTGGGTGCGGCCTTGCAGCATTCCGGCGCGGTGGCCCTTATTGTTGATGGGGTATCACCCGCGCTGATGAACATGCCACCAACGCTGGTGGTTTTGGTGGTGTTTTTACTGACCTCCACCTTTACCGAAGTAGTGTCCAACAATGCGGTAGCGGTGATCATGACGCCCTTGGCCATCGGTTTGGGATCTGCCTTGGGGCTCGATCCGCGCCCTCTGGTTGTTGCCGTCATGATTGCCGCTTCATGTGCCTTTGCCACGCCGATTGGCTATCAGACCAACACGCTGGTTTATGGACCGGGAGGGTACAAATTCACCGATTTCATGCGCCTTGGCATCCCCTTGAATCTCAGCATGGCGCTGATTGTATCCACGATCATTCCGCTGATCTGGCCGCTTTGA
- a CDS encoding DMT family transporter, whose amino-acid sequence MTQLSTREVLVCAATLVVMGAGWGLTQPLAKIAVSTGYKHFGLIFWQLFIGAALMACFCAVRGTQLPRGRKQISICLMVAVFGTMIPNTTSYQAIVHLPSGIVSILLSMVPMWAFAIALLMGLDQFSGRRAFGLFLGFCGVFLIAVPGASMLNIAVFWVIIALVSGLCYGLEGNLVAKFGTAGMDPFQVLYGASLMGAIIMLPVAILSGQWIPVAAAMTHEGQALILASLIHVIVYAGYVWMVGRAGSVFAVQVSYLVTGFGVLWAKLILDEAYSGGVWVAMLLMFAGMYLVQPRPKATLAPG is encoded by the coding sequence ATGACGCAATTGTCGACGCGTGAGGTTCTGGTCTGTGCTGCCACACTGGTGGTCATGGGTGCGGGCTGGGGCTTGACGCAGCCGTTGGCGAAAATCGCGGTGTCCACAGGTTACAAGCATTTTGGATTGATCTTTTGGCAACTCTTCATCGGTGCTGCCCTTATGGCGTGTTTCTGCGCTGTGCGCGGCACGCAGTTGCCCAGAGGGCGAAAACAGATCAGCATTTGCCTGATGGTTGCCGTTTTCGGCACGATGATCCCCAATACGACCTCCTATCAAGCGATTGTGCATCTGCCTTCGGGCATCGTATCGATTTTACTGTCGATGGTGCCCATGTGGGCCTTTGCAATCGCGCTGCTGATGGGGTTGGATCAGTTTTCAGGGCGCCGGGCTTTTGGTCTGTTTCTGGGCTTCTGTGGCGTGTTTCTGATTGCCGTGCCGGGTGCATCAATGCTGAATATCGCAGTTTTTTGGGTGATAATCGCGCTCGTCAGTGGTCTGTGCTATGGGCTTGAGGGTAATTTGGTCGCGAAATTCGGTACAGCAGGAATGGATCCTTTTCAGGTTCTTTATGGCGCGTCGCTGATGGGCGCGATTATCATGCTGCCCGTTGCTATCCTGTCTGGACAATGGATCCCGGTTGCAGCAGCGATGACCCACGAAGGCCAGGCATTGATTTTGGCGTCGCTAATCCACGTGATCGTCTACGCGGGGTATGTCTGGATGGTGGGGCGTGCGGGCTCGGTTTTTGCAGTGCAGGTCAGCTATCTGGTCACGGGCTTCGGTGTGCTCTGGGCGAAACTCATTCTTGATGAGGCTTATTCAGGCGGCGTGTGGGTTGCAATGCTGCTCATGTTTGCAGGCATGTATCTGGTGCAGCCGCGTCCCAAAGCGACGCTTGCCCCCGGCTGA